The genomic stretch CGATATAACCGTAAAACCTGATTATGAAACGAAGTCGATTGTTGGAAAGAATGTGATTACTTATTTTGATAACGGCGGCAAAACGATGCAGATAGATATGCAAGAACCAATGGAAATCGACAGCATTTCTGACGGACAAAAAAAATATCAATATCGTCGGGAAGGCAATGCTTATCACGTTTTCGTGAGAGATAGTGCTGCAATGTATAAAATTAAACCCGGCGTTAGGACAATCACAATCTACTACCATGGCAATCCACGCATTGCTATAAAAGCGCCTTGGGACGGCGGCTGGATATTTACAAAAGATTCGCTCGGTCGTCCCTGGATGACGGTTGCGTGCCAGGGTTTAGGCGCATCGGTTTGGTATCCTTGCAAAGATTACCAGGGCGATGAACCCGACAGCGGCGCAGGCATTACAACGATTGTTCCCGATACTTTGGTCGCTGTTGCAAACGGGAAATTAATTGAAAAGAAAGAATTGCCCAATCATTTAACAAGCTATAAGTGGGCGGTAAAAAATCCGATTAATAATTATGACATTGTTCCATACATTGGAAAGTACACATTATTCGATACGAGTTACAACGGGCTGAAAGGCAAACTGGACGTGGCTTTATGGGCTTTGGATTATGATATGAACAGGATGAAAGTGCATTGCAAGCCCGACGTGTTTAAGATGCTGAAAGCATTGGAATATTGGTATGGTGCGTATCCTTTTTATGAAGATGGGTACAAACTCGTGGAAGCCCCGCATCTTGGTATGGAACATCAAAGCGATATTGCTTACGGCAATCATTTTTTACAAGGATATTTGGGAAGAGATTTGTCGCACACGGGCATCGGTTTGAAGTTTGATTTTATTGTGGTGCACGAAAGCGGGCATGAATGGTTTGGCAACAGCA from Arachidicoccus sp. BS20 encodes the following:
- a CDS encoding M1 family metallopeptidase; translation: MKSLFILFVGTIFSLQLNAQLLSGKEKVFTHADTLRGSVTPERAWWDVLRYDITVKPDYETKSIVGKNVITYFDNGGKTMQIDMQEPMEIDSISDGQKKYQYRREGNAYHVFVRDSAAMYKIKPGVRTITIYYHGNPRIAIKAPWDGGWIFTKDSLGRPWMTVACQGLGASVWYPCKDYQGDEPDSGAGITTIVPDTLVAVANGKLIEKKELPNHLTSYKWAVKNPINNYDIVPYIGKYTLFDTSYNGLKGKLDVALWALDYDMNRMKVHCKPDVFKMLKALEYWYGAYPFYEDGYKLVEAPHLGMEHQSDIAYGNHFLQGYLGRDLSHTGIGLKFDFIVVHESGHEWFGNSITSKDIADMWIHESFTNYCEALFTEYYWGKKEAQDYVYGIRQNIENDEPIIGHYSVNDEGSGDMYYKGANMINNIRHSINDDDKFRALLHGINKAFYHQTITSKQIEDYINQFTGIDFSKVFQQYLTTTQIPVLELYFSDNNEKINYRYINCVAGFNMPIVLHDGNHTFKFTPTTEWQSKPVKTADEANMLNPIEIEGQYYLTCKIVQQP